The Longimicrobiaceae bacterium genome window below encodes:
- a CDS encoding farnesyl diphosphate synthase, translated as MLLRASDAPPEPPVDLDAFLARERARAEAGLEAIKDAVLDGAPPALRVPMAYALETRGKRLRPILCVAAYRAVRGKEPPEELWGLAAAVEVVHTYSLVHDDLPCMDDDDLRRGRPTVHRVYGPTGAMLAGAALIPAAVRVLDSRAAALGLSAEVRSRLAVELCRAGGAAGMVGGQLLDLEGEDKPVDADGLERIHRGKTAALLAASLRIGGIVAGATDAQLAALTLYGEDLGLAFQIVDDILDVVGDTEALGKPRGSDETLGKCTYPSLFGVDGARELAGERVDEAVAALGGAGLHAPELEALAYYVLERHH; from the coding sequence GTGCTGCTGCGCGCCAGCGACGCTCCGCCGGAGCCGCCGGTGGACCTGGACGCCTTCCTCGCCCGCGAGCGCGCACGCGCCGAGGCGGGGCTGGAGGCCATCAAGGACGCCGTGCTCGATGGCGCGCCGCCTGCGCTTCGCGTGCCCATGGCCTACGCGCTGGAGACGCGCGGCAAGCGGCTTCGCCCCATCCTCTGCGTCGCCGCCTATCGCGCCGTCCGCGGCAAGGAGCCGCCGGAGGAGCTGTGGGGGCTGGCCGCGGCGGTGGAGGTCGTGCACACGTATTCGCTGGTGCACGACGACCTTCCGTGCATGGACGACGACGACCTGCGCCGCGGGCGCCCGACCGTCCACCGCGTCTACGGGCCGACCGGCGCCATGCTCGCCGGCGCCGCGCTGATCCCCGCCGCCGTGCGCGTGCTGGACTCGCGGGCCGCCGCCCTCGGCCTCTCCGCCGAAGTGCGCTCCCGCCTTGCGGTCGAGCTTTGCCGGGCGGGCGGGGCGGCGGGGATGGTGGGCGGACAGCTGCTCGACCTGGAAGGCGAGGACAAGCCGGTGGATGCGGACGGGCTGGAGCGCATCCACCGCGGGAAGACGGCGGCGCTGCTGGCCGCGTCGCTCCGCATCGGCGGCATCGTCGCGGGCGCGACCGACGCGCAGCTCGCCGCCCTCACGCTGTACGGCGAAGACCTGGGCCTCGCCTTCCAGATCGTCGACGACATCCTCGACGTGGTGGGCGACACGGAAGCGCTCGGAAAGCCACGCGGGAGCGACGAGACGCTGGGCAAGTGCACCTATCCGTCGCTCTTCGGCGTGGACGGTGCGCGCGAGCTGGCCGGCGAGCGCGTGGACGAAGCCGTGGCGGCCCTGGGCGGCGCCGGCCTCCACGCCCCCGAGTTGGAAGCCCTCGCCTACTACGTCCTCGAACGCCACCACTGA